In Legionella israelensis, the genomic window AACAACAAACATCCCGAAAAAGCCTCTCGTCCTTTTGATAAAAATCGGGATGGGATGGTCATGGCCGATGGTGCGGGGATATTGATTCTTGAGGAATTAAATCACGCAAGAGCAAGAGGCGCTACCATCTATGCAGAAATTATCGGTTACGGCTCCAGCTGTGATGCTTACCATGTCACCGCCCCCAACAGTGAAGGCCAGAGCCGCGCGATTCACAATGCCTTGGAAAACGCAAGGCTCAGCATTAACGATGTTCATTATATCAGTGCTCATGGAACCGGCACTCAATTAAATGATCTTACTGAAACCATAACGATTAAGTCGGTATTCGGAAAACGCGCTTATGAGATTCCCATTACCGCTCAAAAAGCAATGACAGGCCACACCATAGGAGCGGCCGGAGCAATGGAAATTATTGCTACCGCGTTATGTTTGAAAGAGGATGTTCTTTTACCCACTATCAATTTAACAGAACCGGACCCGGAGTGTGATCTTGATTATGTGGCCAATCAAAGCAGAAAACAGCTCATCGACATTGCCTTGTCCAATCATTTTGCTTTTGGTGGAGCGAATGCTGCTCTGATTTTACGTAAATTTATAGCTTAATGAGCGTGAGTGTTCGACATAAGGGCACGAGTACCTTTATGTCGCTAAAAAACCTTATACCCATCGAACGAAGATGAATTGCTTTGCCAGCTTAAAAAACCGTACCACAAGTCGTTTGAAGAATACTTTAGGATGAAAGTTATTACCCATTCTTCAGATTAAAAAACGGCACGGTTTACATATAAGTAGTGTATAGCATGGAATCAATTTAAACGAAGAATAATCAAAAAAAGACCGCGGCCGAGAAGTCAGATGAAATATTGGCGAAAAACTCGCATAATGGGTCGTCTACAGTATATAATTTGCCTATTTTGTTTGTAAAAATAAAAGGTTTATTTTCATGAAAGCTTCCTTGGCCGAAATAGCGGATTTGATTAAAGGTGAAGTGGTGGGTAATGAGGACCTGATGGTTTCTTCCATTTCCCCCATTGACAACATAGAAAAAGGCGCACTTGTCTTTGCGGATGGCAAAGATAATTTAAAACGTGCCGAGAATTCTGAAGCTGCCGCTATCCTTGTCGATCCATCCACGCAAAGCGATAAAAAAACGCTGATTCAGGTATCTCAACCGCTTAGAGCCTTTATCACTTTACTTAATCACTATAATCCACCACCACAACTTCCAGCCAGCATTCATCCAACGGCCGTTATTGCCGAGGATGCGCAAATCGGCAAAGAAGTATTCATAGGTCCTTATGCGGTAATAGAATCTGGCTCTGTCATCGGTGATCACTGCGTGTTAAGAAGTCATGTTCATATCGGTCGAAACGTTATTCTGGGCTCACACACTGTTTTACATCCTCATGTCACGGTTTATGATGATTGTAACATCGGCTCCAGAGTACATATCCATGCCTCAACGGTGATAGGCGCGGATGGCTTCGGCTATACCTTTACCGACGGCAAGCATCTAAAGGTACCTCATATTGGCCACGTAAACATTGAGGATGATGTGGAAATTGGTTCAAATTCAGTGGTGGATCGAGCTACTTTAGGAGCTACCGTCATTGGTGCAGGGACAAAAATAGATAATCATGTCCAGGTGGCTCATTCTGTCAAGCTAGGCAAACATAATATTTTATGTGCTTTTACCGGCATCGCAGGTAGCTCAGTCAGTGGTGATCGGGTTATTTTTGCCGCTAATGTAGGCGTCAGCGATCATGTCCGTATTGATGATGATGTCATCTTAGGCGCACGAGCAGGCGTTCCTCCCAAAAAGCATTTACTGGAAGGCAATGTTTATCTTGGGAACCCTGCCAGACCTCGTGATAAAGCCGTTGAGCAGGAATTATCCGTATCACGCATACCTATCATGCGTAAAAATTATAACCAATTAAAGGAAACCGTTAAAAAATTAGCCGAACGCCTGGAAAAACTTGAGGCTGAGAAATGACGACGTCTCCCCTGATTCTCGTAGATGGCTCCTCCTATTTCTTTCGTGCCTTCCATGCCTTGCCTCCATTAACCAATTCAAAGGGAAAACCGACGGGTGCTATCTATGGCGTAGCCAATATGGTCAGAAAGCTGATGAAAGATTATCAAACCTCTCGGATGGCCGTGGTGTTCGATGCCAAGGGTAAAACCTTTCGTGATGAAATATATCCAGAATACAAAGCGCATCGTCCTCCTATGCCGGATGAATTACGCAGCCAGTTTCAGCCTTTAATACAACTTCTGCAAGCGATGGGACTACCTTTATTAATCATTGATGGGGTTGAGGCTGATGATGTCATCGGGACACTTGCCAGACAGGCCAGTGAAGAAGGCCAGTCTGTTCTTATTTCTACCGGTGATAAGGATATGGCACAACTGGTCAATGAACACGTCACGCTCATCAATACAATGAACAATACCATATTAGACATTGAAGCTGTGAAAGAGAAATTTAAGGTAACGCCTTCTCAAATCATTGATTATCTTTCCTTAGTCGGCGACCCGGTGGATAATATACCCGGTGTAAAAAAATGCGGACCTAAAACCGCTGCCAAATGGCTTGAAGAATACCAAACGCTGGATAATTTAATGGAGCACGCCGATGAAATCAGTGGCAAGATAGGTGAAAATTTGAGAGATAGTTTACCGAATTTACCTTTGGCAAAAAAATTAGTGACCATAAAAACAGATTGTGATTTGCCAGTATCTTATAAGGACTTACAACTCAAAGAAATGGATCAAGAGCAGCTTATCGAATTGACCAAAGAACTGGAATTTAAAACCTGGCTTAAAGAATTACTTGCAAAGGAAACCGTCGAAACAGAAAACCATTCAGCAACAATAAAAAAAAATTTTGAAGTGATCATAACGACTGCTCAATTGGAACAATTATGCCAAACACTTCAAACCTGTAAGGCTTTTTGTGTTGACACAGAAACAACAAATATCGATGCCTTACAAGCCGAAATTGTCGGCATTGCCTTAGCTACTGAAGAAAAAAAATCTTTTTACATTCCTTTAAAGCACAGAAATGAAGATCAGCAGCTTGACAGGGAAGAAACATTAAACAGCTTAAAACCCATCCTGGAAAATCCAGATATTCAAAAGATAGGACAGAACTTAAAATACGATTACAGCGTGTTTAAAAATCATGGGATTGATTTAAAAGGCATTGGCTTTGACACCATGCTGGAGTCTTATGTGCTTAACAGTGCAGCAAGCCGCCATGACATGGATTCTCTCGCCTTAAAATATCTGGGCTATAAAACCATCAGTTATGAGGAAGTAGCCGGGAAAGGGCTTAAACAGCTGCGTTTCGATGAAATTCCTGTCGCCTCTGCTGCCGCTTACGCCGCTGAAGATGCGGATATTACCTTGCAACTGCATCATAAATTATACCCCATGATGGATGAAACCCTTCGTCGTGTGTTTCATGATATTGAAATGCCCTTATTGACAGTACTTGCGGATATCGAGCGTTTTGGAGTGCTTATTGATCTGAACACTCTGGCAAAACATGGAGAACGCTTAAAAGCACGCATGAAGGAGCTGGAGGAGGAAGCCACGGAACTGGCCGGAAAGATTTTTAATCTTAACTCAACCAAACAGCTGCAAAAGATTTTGTTTGAAGAACAGCAATTGCCGGTGATATCCAAAACCCCTAAAGGCCAGCCCTCAACAGCCGAATCCGTACTGCAGGAACTGAGTTTTGATTACCGCCTACCGGCTGTCATTCTGGAGTATCGTAGTTTAAGTAAACTGGTTTCTACTTATATTGATGCTTTGCCAAAACGCATTAACCCAGATACAAAACGTGTGCATACTTCTTACAATCAGGCCGTGGCAGCTACAGGACGTTTATCTTCCAGTGAGCCCAATCTGCAAAATATACCGATTCGCAGTGAAGAAGGCCGTCTAATCCGTAAAGCTTTCATTGCCCCAGAAGACCACGTATTGCTGGCAGCCGATTATTCACAAATTGAATTACGGATTATGGCTCATCTATCACAGGATGAGAACTTGCTGAAAGCCTTTGCGCAAGGATTGGATATTCATTCCGCTACAGCCAGTGAAATTTTTCAGATTCCTATGGATAAAATAAACAGCGAACATCGCCGTCATGCCAAAGCCATTAACTTTGGCCTGATCTATGGCATGTCGGCTTTCGGCTTATCCAAGCAGCTTGGTATAGAGCGTCAAAATGCTCAGCTATACATAGACACTTATTTTAAGCGTTATCCGGGCGTTTTGAATTACATGGAGAGAACGAGAGAAAAGGCTCATCAGCGCGGCTATGTTGAAACCTTGTTTGGTCGACGCCTGTATTTACCTGAAATCAACACACGCAACATGATGCGGCAAAAAGCAGCCGAACGCACAGCCATCAACGCCCCCATGCAGGGAACAGCCGCTGATATCATTAAAAAAGCGATGTTGGCTGTCGCTGAATGGCAGAAAGAGCAGGAAACTCCACCAGCCAGGATGATCATGCAGGTTCATGACGAACTCGTCTTTGAAGTAGTTAAAGACAAGGTAGACTCCTGCATACCCATAATTCGAAAATTGATGGAAGAAACCGTTAAATTGTCAGTGCCATTACAGGTATCCATGGGCGTGGGTAATAATTGGGATGAAGCGCATTAGTTTTCATTTCATGCGGCCCAATCGCCGCATCTTTAAAAAAGAGCGGCTGGCTTATCCTATTGTATTTAAATAAAATACATCCTCTGCCACAGGATTTTTTCGCACGGAGTGAAATTGCTGATTAAAATACGCCATCGACTTATGAAGTCGTTCCTGACTCACTATTTTTGGCCAACAGCAATATTCATTAAAGGACTTTCCGTGTAAGTTATAAACTGCTTTGAAGGCCTGACGCATGGCCTCTGAGTCGGTCCATGCAATAATATGCATATGAGGATAATGCTGCCAGATCACCTCGGCCAAGGCCGGACCGTGGCAATTGAGGCCATCCGTAACACCCAGATCACCATCCAAAATGATACAGTCAGGTGGATTGGATTTTATCATTGAGCTTGCTTCAGTGCTGTTATTCACCAGATTAATTTTCAGATCGTTTGAAACAGTTTCTAACAAACGTTGCAAGCAATTGGCATTAAATGAATTATCCTCAACGATCAATAAATGCATAACCACTCCCTTCATTTTCTGAGGGCAGTATAACGAGCAAACCTTAAGAAAAAATTAAGAAAAATGAAAAAAATTTGGCCAATTTTTACCTGGTTTGCTTGAATAAATTGATGGCTGCATATAGAAAAGGCATGATTTAATTTACTCATGTTACGCAGCTACGTCTTTTTTGTCTCTTTGGACGCATTTTGAAATTTCAAATGCTCATTTACTCCATGTAAACTGCGCCTTAAAATTCCAAAATGCGTCCAAATCTCCTAAAAAACTATACCGCGTAACATGAGTAATTTATTTGCTTTTTTCAATTCCTCTCTGCTACGAAAGACAATGGCTGAATGACTCATTTTTTAGCGCAGATTTTACCAACAATAAAGGATCTGACTATTTCATTTCATTTCATTTCTGATAGAAAAAGATGATCTTCTGTCTTTGTGGTTATCAGATCCAATTTTTTAGCAGCTTCAAAAAATCGATGCTTTGATTGCTCTAAATGATAAACCGGTGACAGATTTTTGCTGACAATTGAGGTTTGGCAACGAATCGAACCATTCATAAAAGCAACCACATCGGTTACGCTGTTTGCGCTCATAATTCCTGCAGCCATTCCTGAAAATTCGTCGTCGTAGTCATAATATTCAAGCATGTCCACGTACTGAACGTTTACGCCCAAGCCTGCCAAGTAAATTTCAAATTGTTCCTTGAAAATATCCTGATCACATCTGGGCACAATAAAATGCCTGCCATTATCATCCAAATCCAGCGCAAAACCGTTCATCATTAAAGCAAGAACGCCATCATGCTCTTCTGAGCTCTTACAAAAAGGAACGTATTTAAGTTGTTTTAAATCCGTGTAGTCATCAAGATAAAATAAGCAGCCAAAAACTTTTTTGATTTCAAATCCGTTATCTCTCAGTATTTGACAGGTTTTATCGATAATGTCTTTTTCAAAAAAATCAGCCAAGGTCTGAAAAGTCGCGGCGACTTTGCTTTGAACATCCTCCGATAAATTAAAATTGAAATCCGTTTGAGTAAAAGAGTGAATGATAAATTGACCACGACCTAGGTAAGCCATTTGCAAATCAAGATGATAAACCCATTGAGGAATAACCAGTAATTGCTCTGGATTACAGCCTAGTTCTTTGATAGTAATGTCAATGGCAGTTGTCCGGTCGACCTCATTGTATGCCATCGTTTCTGAAATCACATTTTCACCCACCAAGTAGAAACGTTGCCCTTTCTTATTGATAGCACAAAAAAGATTTCCTCCTTCCAGTGCTGTTTTTCGTACAAAACTGGTGTCGAGTAAGGTTTGGCTTTCATCTCTCCAAGCCAGCGCAGAAGGTATGCTTGTTTTTGCCTGATGGTGTTCGGTTAACTGCAACTTGCCATAATAAAGACCATCATTTTGTTTAGCATTCCGCATGAAAGTTTCTGTAAAATAGTGATCCTTACTTTTTTTAGCCGGCGTCAAAACATCATTCCCAGTGGAAACCACATAGTCTTTTGTCCAGTACCCATAAGGAAAAGAGTGTTCTTTTATAGAAAAATTTAAATCAGCAGCTAATTTTTTTAAGGACTCAAAATAAGGTGATTCTTTATGGATAAGAACAAAAGAGTCTCGGGTTACGACATCTTCAGCGAACATCAAACCATGGAATAGGGTTTTAGCTTCTTTGCTGTCTTTGCCCGCCAACTTAAACAAAGTCTGGGCATGATAACAGGCTGTTTGATAATCACCCATTCTTATTGCCACTTCACATTCGAGCAAAACCTCACTCGCAGCCTCTTTAAGCTCAGCGGAAAAACCTTGATATAGCTGGCGAAGCTGTTTTTTTATAAACAGGGTATTTACGATTTTCATAGGAATTGAATTTTCTTAAGTGTTAATTTAAATGTATTTTAATCAAACAATATTAACAAATTATTAAAATAATAATCAAAAAACCTACATTAATTAAAAAAATTCATTTTTCCTTTTTGCTGAAGCCTATGGCCTCTAAACGTTTCTCAGTTGATGGATGGGTGGAGAACATTGAACTTAAGGATTTAACCGGATCGATAGTAGAAGGATCATACAGATAAGAGGCCTGGCGTACTTGTTCATGAGCGGTATTGCCGTATTGTTTTGTGTATTCATCGGCATGGACCTGATGGTCCTGACTGATTTTAAGCAAGGCTCGGGCCATGGGTTCATTATCACGCATGAGTTCCACACAGCCGGCATCTGCCATATATTCCCGCGTGCGGCTGAGAAAAAGAGCAAGTATCACCGTAATAATGGGTAAAACATAACGTAATACAATAATGATCAACAACAGACGGTTATCCTGGCGTCTTCCATTGCGTTTGAATAAAGCGGCATAAAACAACACGTCAATCACAATGAGAAGAATATTGCTTAACACCGCCACCATCAATGTTAATTTGATATCATGATGACGAATATGACTTAATTCATGGGCCATAACGGCCTGCATTTCCGAGCGATCCAATTTTTCCATCAAGCCTCGGGTAATAGCGACCATGGCTGATTTTTCACTATAACCGCTGGCAAATGCATTCATGTAATCTGCATCGATGATATACACCTTTGGCATGTAACTGAGGCCGGCTGCAACTTTCATTTCTTCAACAACATTATATAATTTTTTTTCCTGTAAATTTCGTGCGCTGTCGGGTGTAATCTCATAAGAATCTGTGCCAAGTAGCATGATTCGATCATATAAGGCATAAGTGATCATCAAAGAAACGGCGGCAATGGCAAGCATGATCAGCGTGGCATAGGGTGTTGCTTGAAAGCTGAGCAAAGCATAGATTAATTGCCCAAGTGTGGCTGTGGGGTAAAAAGACTGTAACACAAAGACATCCACCACAAGACCTATAGCC contains:
- the lpxD gene encoding UDP-3-O-(3-hydroxymyristoyl)glucosamine N-acyltransferase, giving the protein MKASLAEIADLIKGEVVGNEDLMVSSISPIDNIEKGALVFADGKDNLKRAENSEAAAILVDPSTQSDKKTLIQVSQPLRAFITLLNHYNPPPQLPASIHPTAVIAEDAQIGKEVFIGPYAVIESGSVIGDHCVLRSHVHIGRNVILGSHTVLHPHVTVYDDCNIGSRVHIHASTVIGADGFGYTFTDGKHLKVPHIGHVNIEDDVEIGSNSVVDRATLGATVIGAGTKIDNHVQVAHSVKLGKHNILCAFTGIAGSSVSGDRVIFAANVGVSDHVRIDDDVILGARAGVPPKKHLLEGNVYLGNPARPRDKAVEQELSVSRIPIMRKNYNQLKETVKKLAERLEKLEAEK
- the polA gene encoding DNA polymerase I; its protein translation is MTTSPLILVDGSSYFFRAFHALPPLTNSKGKPTGAIYGVANMVRKLMKDYQTSRMAVVFDAKGKTFRDEIYPEYKAHRPPMPDELRSQFQPLIQLLQAMGLPLLIIDGVEADDVIGTLARQASEEGQSVLISTGDKDMAQLVNEHVTLINTMNNTILDIEAVKEKFKVTPSQIIDYLSLVGDPVDNIPGVKKCGPKTAAKWLEEYQTLDNLMEHADEISGKIGENLRDSLPNLPLAKKLVTIKTDCDLPVSYKDLQLKEMDQEQLIELTKELEFKTWLKELLAKETVETENHSATIKKNFEVIITTAQLEQLCQTLQTCKAFCVDTETTNIDALQAEIVGIALATEEKKSFYIPLKHRNEDQQLDREETLNSLKPILENPDIQKIGQNLKYDYSVFKNHGIDLKGIGFDTMLESYVLNSAASRHDMDSLALKYLGYKTISYEEVAGKGLKQLRFDEIPVASAAAYAAEDADITLQLHHKLYPMMDETLRRVFHDIEMPLLTVLADIERFGVLIDLNTLAKHGERLKARMKELEEEATELAGKIFNLNSTKQLQKILFEEQQLPVISKTPKGQPSTAESVLQELSFDYRLPAVILEYRSLSKLVSTYIDALPKRINPDTKRVHTSYNQAVAATGRLSSSEPNLQNIPIRSEEGRLIRKAFIAPEDHVLLAADYSQIELRIMAHLSQDENLLKAFAQGLDIHSATASEIFQIPMDKINSEHRRHAKAINFGLIYGMSAFGLSKQLGIERQNAQLYIDTYFKRYPGVLNYMERTREKAHQRGYVETLFGRRLYLPEINTRNMMRQKAAERTAINAPMQGTAADIIKKAMLAVAEWQKEQETPPARMIMQVHDELVFEVVKDKVDSCIPIIRKLMEETVKLSVPLQVSMGVGNNWDEAH
- a CDS encoding response regulator — translated: MHLLIVEDNSFNANCLQRLLETVSNDLKINLVNNSTEASSMIKSNPPDCIILDGDLGVTDGLNCHGPALAEVIWQHYPHMHIIAWTDSEAMRQAFKAVYNLHGKSFNEYCCWPKIVSQERLHKSMAYFNQQFHSVRKNPVAEDVFYLNTIG
- the htpX gene encoding zinc metalloprotease HtpX, yielding MALSEYKTTTGNWREQLRKNERKTRWVILTFLGIYVAIGLVVDVFVLQSFYPTATLGQLIYALLSFQATPYATLIMLAIAAVSLMITYALYDRIMLLGTDSYEITPDSARNLQEKKLYNVVEEMKVAAGLSYMPKVYIIDADYMNAFASGYSEKSAMVAITRGLMEKLDRSEMQAVMAHELSHIRHHDIKLTLMVAVLSNILLIVIDVLFYAALFKRNGRRQDNRLLLIIIVLRYVLPIITVILALFLSRTREYMADAGCVELMRDNEPMARALLKISQDHQVHADEYTKQYGNTAHEQVRQASYLYDPSTIDPVKSLSSMFSTHPSTEKRLEAIGFSKKEK